The Diorhabda sublineata isolate icDioSubl1.1 chromosome 6, icDioSubl1.1, whole genome shotgun sequence genome includes a window with the following:
- the LOC130444898 gene encoding apoptosis-inducing factor 3-like isoform X2 codes for MGCSTSKLTINSTGNKDSSEEYVEGVVCNVNDLQENELKAVDLNDRKVLLVKQKGVISAIGAKCTHYGAPLVSSALGDGRVRCQWHGACFNILTGDIEDFPGLDSLPCYKVTIENDKVKVRARKSELSSNKRTKEMAKRDLKDDRHIVVIGGGPSGATCVETLRQEGFTGQISFVCKEKVLPYDRVKVSKSMDFDIEKSILRDETFYKTHNIDVVKGVEATAVKTDDHNVILSNGKTLKYDKLYIATGSNAKKLKIPGSDLKNVIVLRNVDDAKYTLSQLSEDKEVVVLGSSFIAMEGANYCQNKSKKVTVIFRGELPFQPLLGPEVGKAFMKLFEEKGVHFITKNTITEIRDDGKGNVTEVVLKDGSTLNADIVIMGVGSTLATEFLKESGIEIRPDGSIETDEYLQTNIPDVLVGGDIAYAPVWSHNNQKASIGHYPLAHYHGRIAGLNLLDKKTPLKAVPYFWTMLYGKGIRYAGHGDYDEIIYHGDVSGFKFVAFYIKDGVVVSTSSCGMDPVVSQFAELLAQGKTLTKEDLKGDDLLAWRSWIVPK; via the exons ATGGGTTGTTCGACttcaaaattaactataaataGTACAG GCAATAAGGATTCTTCAGAAGAATATGTAGAGGGTGTAGTATGCAATGTTAATGATTTACAAGAAAATGAATTAAAGGCGGTGGATTTAAATGACAGAAAAGTACTGTTGGTTAAACAAAAAGGTGTAATAAGTGCCATAGGAGCAAAATGTACCCATTACGGCGCTCCTTTGGTATCCAGTGCCTTAGGGGATGGAAGAGTGCGTTGTCAATGGCATGGTGCTTGCTTCAATATCCTAACAGGTGATATAGAAGATTTTCCAGGATTAGATTCGTTACCTTGCTATAAAGTTACCATAGAAAACGACAAAGTTAAAGTTAGAGCAAGAAAATCTGAGTTGAGCTCGAATAAAAGGACCAAAGAAATGGCGAAGAGGGATTTGAAGGATGATCGACACATTGTTGTTATCGGAGGAGGTCCATCTGGAGCTACTTGTGTGGAAACACTTCGGCAAGAAGGATTTACTGGCCAAATATCATTTGTTTGTAAAGAAAAGGTTTTACCTTATGACAGA gtTAAAGTCAGCAAATCTATGGACTTTGATatcgaaaaatcaatattaagaGATGAGACGTTTTACAAAACGCACAATATTGATGTTGTTAAAGGTGTTGAAGCTACTGCTGTCAAAACTGACGACCATAATGTTATTTTGAGTAATGGAAAAACGTTAAAATACGATAAACTTTATATAGCAACAGGATCTAatgctaaaaaattgaaaattcctGGTTcagatttgaaaaatgttatcgTTCTGAGAAACGTCGATGACGCTAA ATACACACTTTCTCAACTGTCAGAAGATAAAGAAGTAGTAGTTTTGGGTAGCAGCTTTATAGCTATGGAGGGCGCcaattattgtcaaaataaatctaaaaaagtAACAGTAATATTTAGGGGAGAACTACCCTTCCAACCGCTTTTGGGTCCTGAAGTTGGAAAAGCATTCATGAAGTTATTCGAAGAAAAAGGCGTACACTTCATAACGAAAAACACAATAACGGAAATTAGAGATGATGGCAAAGGAAATGTAACAGAGGTTGTTTTAAAAGATG gtTCGACACTGAATGCTGATATTGTAATAATGGGGGTAGGCAGTACCCTCGCTacagaatttttgaaagaatCCGGCATCGAAATCCGTCCTGATGGTTCCATAGAAACTGATGAATACCTACAAACTAATATTCCTGATGTTTTAGTTGGTGGTGATATAGCTTATGCTCCTGTATGGTCACACAATAATCAGAAAGCTTCTATAGGACATTATCCTTTAGCTCATTATCATGGAAGAATAGCAGGATTGAATTTATTGGATAAGAAAACTCCTCTAAAAGCCGTGCCTTATTTCTGGACTATGCTTTACGGAAAGGGTATTAG GTATGCTGGTCATGGCGATTATGATGAAATTATCTATCATGGTGATGTGTCTGGATTCAAATTTgttgctttttatataaaagatggTGTTGTTGTGTCCACAAGCTCTTGTGGAATGGATCCTGTAGTGTCCCAGTTCGCTGAACTATTGGCACAAGGCAAAACTTTAACCAAGGAAGATCTTAAAGGGGATGATCTTTTAGCATGGAGATCGTGGATTGTTCCTAAATAA
- the LOC130444898 gene encoding apoptosis-inducing factor 3-like isoform X1 — translation MPTVTNESCIVTFIQWFWRRIRSFFLSAFTFRSSEKLDKGNKDSSEEYVEGVVCNVNDLQENELKAVDLNDRKVLLVKQKGVISAIGAKCTHYGAPLVSSALGDGRVRCQWHGACFNILTGDIEDFPGLDSLPCYKVTIENDKVKVRARKSELSSNKRTKEMAKRDLKDDRHIVVIGGGPSGATCVETLRQEGFTGQISFVCKEKVLPYDRVKVSKSMDFDIEKSILRDETFYKTHNIDVVKGVEATAVKTDDHNVILSNGKTLKYDKLYIATGSNAKKLKIPGSDLKNVIVLRNVDDAKYTLSQLSEDKEVVVLGSSFIAMEGANYCQNKSKKVTVIFRGELPFQPLLGPEVGKAFMKLFEEKGVHFITKNTITEIRDDGKGNVTEVVLKDGSTLNADIVIMGVGSTLATEFLKESGIEIRPDGSIETDEYLQTNIPDVLVGGDIAYAPVWSHNNQKASIGHYPLAHYHGRIAGLNLLDKKTPLKAVPYFWTMLYGKGIRYAGHGDYDEIIYHGDVSGFKFVAFYIKDGVVVSTSSCGMDPVVSQFAELLAQGKTLTKEDLKGDDLLAWRSWIVPK, via the exons ATGCCAACAGTGACTAATGAATCATGTATTGTAACGTTTATTCAGTGGTTTTGGAGAAGAATTAGAAGTTTTTTCCTTTCAGCCTTTACATTTCGATCTTCTGAGAAATTAGATAAAG GCAATAAGGATTCTTCAGAAGAATATGTAGAGGGTGTAGTATGCAATGTTAATGATTTACAAGAAAATGAATTAAAGGCGGTGGATTTAAATGACAGAAAAGTACTGTTGGTTAAACAAAAAGGTGTAATAAGTGCCATAGGAGCAAAATGTACCCATTACGGCGCTCCTTTGGTATCCAGTGCCTTAGGGGATGGAAGAGTGCGTTGTCAATGGCATGGTGCTTGCTTCAATATCCTAACAGGTGATATAGAAGATTTTCCAGGATTAGATTCGTTACCTTGCTATAAAGTTACCATAGAAAACGACAAAGTTAAAGTTAGAGCAAGAAAATCTGAGTTGAGCTCGAATAAAAGGACCAAAGAAATGGCGAAGAGGGATTTGAAGGATGATCGACACATTGTTGTTATCGGAGGAGGTCCATCTGGAGCTACTTGTGTGGAAACACTTCGGCAAGAAGGATTTACTGGCCAAATATCATTTGTTTGTAAAGAAAAGGTTTTACCTTATGACAGA gtTAAAGTCAGCAAATCTATGGACTTTGATatcgaaaaatcaatattaagaGATGAGACGTTTTACAAAACGCACAATATTGATGTTGTTAAAGGTGTTGAAGCTACTGCTGTCAAAACTGACGACCATAATGTTATTTTGAGTAATGGAAAAACGTTAAAATACGATAAACTTTATATAGCAACAGGATCTAatgctaaaaaattgaaaattcctGGTTcagatttgaaaaatgttatcgTTCTGAGAAACGTCGATGACGCTAA ATACACACTTTCTCAACTGTCAGAAGATAAAGAAGTAGTAGTTTTGGGTAGCAGCTTTATAGCTATGGAGGGCGCcaattattgtcaaaataaatctaaaaaagtAACAGTAATATTTAGGGGAGAACTACCCTTCCAACCGCTTTTGGGTCCTGAAGTTGGAAAAGCATTCATGAAGTTATTCGAAGAAAAAGGCGTACACTTCATAACGAAAAACACAATAACGGAAATTAGAGATGATGGCAAAGGAAATGTAACAGAGGTTGTTTTAAAAGATG gtTCGACACTGAATGCTGATATTGTAATAATGGGGGTAGGCAGTACCCTCGCTacagaatttttgaaagaatCCGGCATCGAAATCCGTCCTGATGGTTCCATAGAAACTGATGAATACCTACAAACTAATATTCCTGATGTTTTAGTTGGTGGTGATATAGCTTATGCTCCTGTATGGTCACACAATAATCAGAAAGCTTCTATAGGACATTATCCTTTAGCTCATTATCATGGAAGAATAGCAGGATTGAATTTATTGGATAAGAAAACTCCTCTAAAAGCCGTGCCTTATTTCTGGACTATGCTTTACGGAAAGGGTATTAG GTATGCTGGTCATGGCGATTATGATGAAATTATCTATCATGGTGATGTGTCTGGATTCAAATTTgttgctttttatataaaagatggTGTTGTTGTGTCCACAAGCTCTTGTGGAATGGATCCTGTAGTGTCCCAGTTCGCTGAACTATTGGCACAAGGCAAAACTTTAACCAAGGAAGATCTTAAAGGGGATGATCTTTTAGCATGGAGATCGTGGATTGTTCCTAAATAA
- the LOC130445295 gene encoding uncharacterized protein LOC130445295 has translation MRLFYALFRRKHMPNGNIHTGKHRIWKQPTIEDVIKLKNAFEIEEQNMFYLRHAYLTPEQSSGHARALGKNEENLIKTKTKQKPFYDKVTVESRLAHLRVNEGWD, from the exons atgaGGTTATTCTATgcattatttagaagaaaacaCATGCCAAATGGAAACATACATACTGGTAAACATCGTATTTGGAAACAGCCGACCATAGAAGAcgtaataaaattaaaaaatgcatTTGAAATTGAGGAACAGAACATGTTTTATCTCAGACATGCCTACTTAACACCT GAACAATCTTCAGGCCATGCTCGTGCTTTGggtaaaaatgaagaaaatttaattaaaactaaGACAAAGCAAAAACCTTTCTATGACAAAGTTACTGTGGAATCACGTCTTGCACATTTAAGAGTAAACGAAGGCTGGGATTGA